The following are from one region of the Deltaproteobacteria bacterium genome:
- a CDS encoding aconitate hydratase (Catalyzes the conversion of citrate to isocitrate) — protein sequence GFCIGAGQAPPSGGVSVRTNNRNFEGRSGTKDAGIFLVSTETAAACALTGEMSDPRDVAAKLGIEYPNVKVPKKFHIDDSMVLTPAENGSGVEVRRGPNIGKPPESAPLPEAIRGEVTLKVGDKITTDHIMPAGARLKYRSNIAKYAEYVFEGVDAAFSRRALENKAKGVHNVVVGALSYGQGSSREHAAICPSYLGVRAVITKSFERIHSANLINFGIVPFLFANEADYDRIAQGDQVEIPNVREAIRKGSKVKARNVTKGFDFDVTHSLTGRQVEIVLAGGRLAYTKEKGSF from the coding sequence GGCTTCTGCATCGGGGCGGGTCAGGCCCCCCCGTCGGGCGGCGTGTCCGTCCGGACGAACAACCGGAACTTCGAAGGGCGGTCGGGGACCAAGGACGCCGGGATCTTCCTCGTGTCGACGGAGACCGCCGCGGCGTGCGCGCTGACGGGCGAGATGTCCGACCCGCGCGACGTGGCGGCGAAGCTCGGCATCGAGTACCCGAACGTGAAGGTGCCGAAGAAGTTCCACATCGACGACTCGATGGTCCTTACGCCCGCGGAGAACGGCTCCGGGGTCGAGGTCCGGCGCGGGCCGAACATCGGCAAGCCGCCGGAGAGCGCGCCGCTGCCGGAGGCGATCCGCGGCGAGGTGACGCTGAAGGTCGGCGACAAGATCACCACCGACCACATCATGCCGGCGGGCGCGCGGCTGAAATACCGGTCCAACATCGCCAAGTACGCCGAGTACGTCTTTGAAGGCGTGGACGCCGCATTCAGCCGGCGGGCGCTCGAAAACAAGGCGAAGGGCGTGCACAACGTCGTCGTCGGGGCGCTCTCCTACGGGCAGGGATCCTCGCGGGAGCACGCGGCGATCTGCCCCAGCTACCTCGGCGTGCGCGCCGTCATCACCAAGTCGTTCGAGCGGATCCACTCCGCCAACCTGATCAACTTCGGCATCGTGCCGTTCCTCTTCGCGAACGAGGCGGATTACGACCGGATCGCGCAGGGAGACCAGGTCGAGATCCCGAACGTGCGGGAAGCGATCCGGAAAGGTTCGAAGGTGAAGGCCCGGAACGTGACGAAGGGGTTCGACTTCGACGTCACCCACTCCCTCACCGGCCGGCAGGTGGAGATCGTCCTGGCCGGCGGCCGTCTCGCCTACACGAAGGAGAAAGGCTCCTTCTGA